GCATCTTCGCTTCGAACCAACCCGACATGGAAGCCGCTATTGGCCGCATTCGCGCCATTGCTGCCCAGCCAGAAGTTGGCGAGACCTACAAAGGCAAGGTACGTAGCATCCAACCTTACGGTGCTTTCGTAGAAATAATGCCTGGTAAGGATGGCTTGCTGCACATTTCTGAAGTCGGTCACGAGCGCCTCAACAGCCTTGAGGGTGTGCTCGAAGTCGGTCAGGAAATTGACGTGAAGCTGCTTGACATTGACAAGAAAACCGGTAAGTACCGTCTCTCGCGGAAAGTGCTACTCCCTAAGCCGGAGCGCACAGCTGCTGACAACGGTGCTGCTTAGGTCTGCTTAGTCGAACTTTCGTGGATGCCGGTACGTTGATCCCAACTGACCGGCATCCATTAGAAGGTAGCCACATGTTTAACTTTTATCGAATTATCATTCTTTCGCGCCCGCAATGAGACAGCTTAAGATCAGCAAGCAGATCACCAACCGCGAAAGCCAATCGCTGGATAAATACTTACAGGAGATTGGCAAGGTAGACCTGCTCACTCCCGACGAGGAGGTAACGCTGGCGCAGCGTATTAAAGAAGGCGACCAACAAGCCCTGGAAAAGCTGACAAAAGCTAACCTGCGCTTTGTGGTGTCGGTAGCTAAGCAGTATCAAAACCAAGGTCTTTCGCTCGGCGACTTGATCAATGAAGGCAACTTAGGCCTGATCAAAGCAGCTAAGCGTTTTGATGAAACCCGCGGCTTTAAGTTTATTTCTTACGCCGTATGGTGGATTCGCCAGTCGATTCTGCAAGCTCTAGCCGAACAGTCGCGTATTGTGCGTCTGCCGTTGAACCGCGTAGGTTCTTTGAACAAGATTTCTAAGTCATTTTCTGAATTGGAGCAAAAATTCGAGCGGGAGCCTTCGCCCGAAGAAATTGCTGAAGTTCTGGAGTTGACAACTTCCGAAGTGGTTGACACCCTGAAGATTTCGGGCCGCCACGTATCCGTGGATGCTCCTTTCGTCCAAGGTGAAGAAAACCGTCTCCTCGACGTACTGGAGAACGAAGACGAAGAGTCACCCGACATGGGTCTGATGAACGACTCGCTTCGCAAGGAAGTACAACGGGCGCTTTCCACACTTACGAAGCGTGAGGCCGACGTTATTACCCTGTACTTCGGTCTGAACGGTGAGCACTCGCTCACGCTGGAAGAAATCGGCGAAAAATTCAACCTAACGCGCGAACGGGTACGCCAGATTAAAGAGAAGGCCATCCGTCGCTTGCGCCACACTTCGCGTTCTAAAGCGCTGAAGCCCTACTTGGGATAAGCGAAGTACTTATCCAATTTTAAAAACCCCAGCCCAGCCGTTGGGGTTTTTTATTGCCAAACGGTTCCCCCCTTCTTCGGACACTTCGTCAGTTACTAGCCTAGGCATAGTTACTGCTTTGTACCCGTAAGGAATCGATTTCCACGCCACTACTTGCTGGCGCTTACCTTTGCACCCTTATTCAAAAGCAATTCTGCTTTTACCAAGCAATGGAGACTACCCCTGAACACATCAAGTGTCTAATTATTGGCTCGGGCCCAGCCGGTTACACAGCGGCCATTTACGCAGCACGTGCTAACATGCAGCCCGTTATGTACCAGGGCTTGCAGCCTGGCGGGCAGTTGACCATCACCAACGACGTTGAAAATTTTCCGGGTTATCCGACCGGTGTGATGGGCCCGGAAATGATGGAAGACTTAAAGAAGCAAGCCGAACGCTTCGGCACTGATATTCGCTACGGACTTGCTACAGCGGTTGACTTTTCAGGACATCCGCACAAAGTAATTATCGACGAACGCAAGGAAATCACCGCAGATACCGTCATTATTGCCACTGGCGCCTCAGCCAAATGGCTAGGTCTAGAGTCGGAGGCGCGGCTGAATGGCTCGGGTGTATCGGCGTGTGCCGTGTGCGACGGCTTCTTCTACCGCGGACAAGAGGTGGCTATTGTAGGTGCCGGCGACACGGCAGCAGAAGAAGCCACTTACCTAGCTAATCTGTGCGAGAAAGTGTACATGATTGTGCGCAAAGGTGAAATGCGGGCCTCGAAGATTATGCAGAAGCGCGTGGTCGAAAACCCTAAGATTGAGGTATTGTGGAATAGCGTGACAGACGAAATTCTGGGTGAGCACGCGGTAGAAGCCGTACGGGTCAAGAATACGTTGACGCACGAAGCCCGTGAAATTCCGGTGAAAGGTTTCTTTGTGGCAATTGGGCACGAACCTAACTCTACCATCTTCCAGCCTTACTTGCACCACGACGAGCAAGGATACCTGAAAACTATTCCCGGTTCGGCTAAAACGAACGTTGATGGCGTGTTTGCCTGCGGCGACGTGCAGGATTATACCTACCGTCAGGCCGTAACCGCGGCCGGTTCGGGCTGCATGGCGGCGCTAGATGCTGAGCGCTTCCTAGCTGCTCTTGGCGAACACTAGAAAGAGCCTGGGTGAGGGAAGAGCTGAGTGGATGCTTTTTAGCAGTACTCAGCTCTTTCCTTATTCACTTTCTTTTTACTCAGTTTCCTGACTATTCAATTACTCTTTTTGCCCTTGCTAGATTCGTTGAAATATGGGCTATTTCTGTTGCTAATGGGGCTATTGCTAGCGCCTCAGCACGTGGATGCCCAGCGTCGCAAAGCTACAGAACCGAAAGCCAAGGCTGGTGCAGCAGGCAAGCGCTCCGATTTTTTCCGCATTAAGTCGCCTTCTATCCGTTACGTACGGCCTGACACGACTATCTTAATAGAAACGCAGGATCTGCCCGATGACAACTCCGATGCGGCAAAGTCCATCTTCTTTAATCCAGCGAAGAAGTTATCCATTGTAAGCGAGGATACCTCAACGCTCAACGAAGGAGGACAGCACATTGTGGAAATGTCGGACGAGGTGCTCATCGACAGTTCTTGGATCAAAGTAGCCGGCTACTACGCCATTTGGGATACCCATAATATCAATCCCTACCGAGTAGATGGGCGCCGCATTCGCGATACGCTGACGCTTCACCTAACAGACCCTCCGCGACAGCGCTACGCCCGGATGCCCCTTAACACTACTCCTACTACATCGGGGTTTGGCTTTCGTGGCTACCGCTGGCACTACGGCACCGATCTAGACCTAGAAACTGGCGACTCCGTGCGGGCGGCCTTCGATGGGGTCGTGCGCATTTCAAAGTGGGATGGATCAGGCTATGGTAACTACTTGCTTGTGCGGCACTACAACGGCATTGAGACGCTGTATGGCCATTTAAGTAAGCCTCTCGTAACGCCCGGCACCTTTGTGAAAGCGGGGCAAGTTATTGGCCTAGGTGGCAATACAGGGCGTAGTACCGGGTCGCACTTGCACTTCGAGGTACGCTACGAAGGCAACCCGATCAACCCGACCGAGATGTACGATTTTCCGGAGTACAAGCTTTGGAAAGACAACTTTCTGATCACGTCGTCGCTCTTCAATTATTATAGTCGCGCACTACGCAGCCGCTCAAGTGGCCGTAGTAGCTCGGCTGCTCGGCCTTCGGCAGCACGGCGCACAGTTACGCACCGTATCCGGAGCGGCGACACGCTGTCGGAAATAGCGGAACGCTATGGCGTATCAGTCAGCAAGATCAAGCAATTGAACAAGGGCACTTCCACCCTACGCCCAGGCCGCACCTTACGGATTAAATAGAAATAGCTCAGTAGTTAAACGTTGAACGGCGGTTTCCCAATTCAGTAGCTGTCAGCCTTTAACTATTCAGCCATATGAACCTTCCATGAAACTTGATATTCTGGCTATTGCTTCCCACCCCGACGATGCGGAGCTAGGCTGCGTTGGAACCTTGCTAAGTGCTGCTGCACAGGGCAAAAAGATCGGGATTGTTGATCTGACACGGGGAGAGCTAGGTACGCGAGGTACGCCCGAAATACGGGCCGAAGAAGCGGCTGATTCGGCTAAAATTCTGGGCCTCCATGCCCGTGAGAACCTAGGTTTGCCGGATGGTTTCTTTCGCAATGACCGGGAGCATCAGCTGCCTATCATTGCTGCGGTGCGCCGCTACCAACCTGAGATTGTCTTGCTGAACGCAATGCATGACCGGCACCCTGACCACGGCCGGGGCTCTGTGCTAGCGTCGGAAGCTTGCTTTCTAGCTGGTTTACGTATGATCGAAACTTTGGACGCGGACGGGCAGCCTCAAACGGCTTGGCGCCCTAAACAAGTATACCATTACATCCAAGACCGCCAAATTGCGCCCGACTTTGTGGTCGATATCACCCCACACTGGGAAACTAAGCTAGCTTCCATCCGGGCTTTCCGCACCCAGTTTCACGACCCCGAAAGCACCAGCCGTGAGCCGCAGACCTATATTTCTGGGGCCAATTTCTTTAACTTTTTGGAAGCTCGCGCACGTGAGATGGGCCACATCATCGGAGTAGATTTTGGCGAAGGATTCACCGCGGAGCGCGCCTTGGGGGTGCGTGATTTGAGCACTTTGCTCTAGCGCCTGAGTTCGAAGTAGAACGCAACGACTCCGCCGTGAGGATACCACCAAGTTGGTATCCTCACGGCGGAGTCGTTGCGTTTAGCTCGTAACCAGGAGGGCTTTTAGACATTTTTAGCTAGACTAGGTACGCTGGTGAACGTCGACTCCACTCTGGTATAAATACACCTATCGATGCCCCTATGGGAACCTGGTGTTCAACTTAAAGGGCCGCTTATCGAACTCTATGCTCCTTTCCGCGTAGGATTTTGCTACCTACTGTCCTTACCTAGCATTTATGAAAACGTTTTTCTTGCTCGCCACATTGCTAGTTTGTGCTTCCCTCGCGCACGCGCAAACAACACCAGCAACTACGTCTTCTTCCACCAACTCCGCGTCGACTTCCACCTCGGTGTCAGGTACTAAGAACGTACGTACTGACCGGGCTGACTCGCCAAAAGCGCCTGGTATCGAAGCTCAGACGACAACGCCCACTACCACGTCTAAGAGCACAGCCACCAAGGCTTCTTCTACCAAGACGACGGACAAGCGCAAGGCTACTTCAGCTACGAAACAATAACTTTTAACGAGAACCTGATGCCACTATTCAAAACAGGTGATGTCGTACATCTTGCCTCGGGCGGACCTAGCATGACGGTTATTACCGCCGACCAAGAGGTTGTACACTGCACGTACTTTGATCAGGAAGGAAACCTGTACGGCAACCCCGACGGAATTCCTTTTCAGTCAGAGCTCTTGCGCGCAGGTAATGCGCCCACTCCTGACGAGAACGAGGAGCGGGAAAATAGCAAGTTCGGCTACGCCTAGGTGTGCCTTTAGCAACCTATCACCTTACCTAGCTTAACATAAGATGGCCCCACCAGTACGCGACTGATGGGGCCATATTGTTTGCGGTAGTAGGTGGACTATTTACCTGCGCTTTGCAGTTCCACCACTTCTTTGGCGTCGTGGCGCACTAAAGGCCGAATAATAATGCGTGTGCCCCGCTCATACGTAAAGAGACGGTATACCCAGTTGCTCAGCACGATCAGCTTGCTCCGGAAACCAATGAGGTAGTAGATGTGCACGAACAGCCAAGCCACCCAGGCAATGAAACCACCTAGGCTCTTATTGCCGGGCAAGTCGGCGACGGCACGGGCGCGGCCAACAATAGCAAGCGAACCTTTGTCGAAGTAATCGAAGTCCTTCCACGCCTCGCCTTTACGCTGGCGCACAAGGTTTTTGGCGAGGTGCGCTCCTTGCTGCAACGCGGGTTGGGCTACCTGCGGGTGACCCTTAGGCCACTTATCCGTTTTCATCACGGCAATGTCGCCAATGGCGAAAATATCCTCGAAGCCCGCTATTTGGTTGTAAGTATTAACCAGGTAACGGCCGCGCTCCACGGAGCTAGCAGGCATGCCTTCAATAGTAGCTCCCGTTACCCCAGCCGCCCATACGAGCGTTTGGGTCGGAATCTGCTCCCCATCTTTGAAGGTAACGACCTCCCCGTCGTAAGAAGCTACCAGCTTGTTGAGCTTGATGTTTACCCCTAGCTTCTCTAGATCTTGGTGGGCGCGCTTGCTAGAAGCAGGTGACAGCGGCGGCAGCACCCGGTCGAGGCCATCGACCAGGTAAATGTTCATCTCGCTAAAATCCAGCCCCGGATAGTCCTTGGGCAGAATGTGCTGACGCATTTCGGCCAACGAACCCGCGAGTTCTACGCCTGTCGGACCAGCACCCGCAATAACAACATTAAGCAGGCCTTGGCGCGTTTGCTTGTCGCGCGTCATGCTTGCTTGTTCAAACGATTGGAGCAACTGGCTCCGCAGGTTTACGGCATCCGAGAGTTGCTTGAGCGGAAAGGATTTCTGCTCAATCTGCTTGTTGCCGAAGTAGTTCGATTGAGTACCAGTAGCAATTACCAAGTAATCGTACTTGATATCGCCGATTAGCGTGTTCACCGTTTTGGTAACCGGGTCGATGTTGGTGACACGTACGAAACGGAAATGAAAATCCTTGCGGTCATCAAATAGCTTACGAATCGGTTCGGCAATCGACTCGGGCTCCAAGCCGGCGGTGGCTACTTGGTAGAGCAGCGGCCAGAACCCATAATAGTTCTGCTTGCTGAGCATTACCACCTGAAAATCTTGTTCCGGCAAATACTTCACGAGGTTCACGCCCCCGAAGCCACCACCAATCACCACAACCCGTGGTTTGGTAGTATCCGGAATATTCAGCGAAAGTTTGTTCATTTCCAGCATAAGCAGCAGGCATCAGCGTCAAGCCAGGCAGCGAATTCTCGCTGCCACCACCCTAGAGGGCGGAAATCTGGCTTTTCAGGTTAGGTAAAAATTGAGAAGGCGCGAAATTAGTTACGGAATTGATGGAACGAGCCTTTATCCAAAATACCCCTACGTTTTTTAGGGGGGATTAGGTTAGGATACTATGTAAATCAAATTACCCCAGCTCAGCAGTAAGCCTAATTTCTTCGGAGCCATTGCTTTTCACAAAATTGCCAGCGTAACACAGGCTTAAGTTAAGCAACTGCGTCACGCTGGCATAAGAACAAACCAACAGGTGATTTTGATTACATCGGTAGCGATTCTGTACTACCTCCACCTAGGGCACGGTAGAGGTCAATGAGCAACAGAAACTGCTCGCGGCGGGTATTCGTCAAGTTAAGCTCGGCTTCCAGCACACTACGCTGGGCCGTAATTACTTCCAGGTAGGAAGCATAGCTAGCGCCGTAGAGGTCATTGGAGATCTCCACCGCTTTGTTCAGCGCTAGTACCTCCTGCTCTTGGAGCTCGTGCATGCGTTGGTAATTGTCGATGCCCTTTAGGCTCGTCACTACTTCCTGAAAACCCGTTTGAATGGCTTTCTGGTAGTTATAGTAGGCTTCGCGTTGCTCAGCGGCCGAACGGCGGTAGTCAGCTTTAATGACGTTACGATTCAGAATTGGTCCTGCCAAACCGCCTAGCAAGCCATACGCCAGCGAGGCGGGGGTGTTGAATAGCACCGAGGCATTGTAAGAATTCAACCCTAGGTAAGGCGTAAGCGTGAGCGATGGCAAGAACGCGGCGCGGGCCGCATCTACGTCGGCGCGGGCCGCTAGTAGCTCCCGCTCGGCCTGCTGCACATCGGGGCGGTGCAACAACATGGCGGCTGGAATACCCGCCGTTACTTGCTGCGGCAAAGGTTGTTGGCCGATGGGCTGACCTCGCGTAATCGTCTGTGGGTAGCGACCAAGCAGGCGGTTCAGCTCATTTTCGGTCGCCACGATGCGTTGCTGCGCTTCCACCTGTAGGCTGCGTGTGCGCAGCAACTGCGCCGTGAACTGCTGCACAGCTAGCTCCGTGGCCCGCCCACCTAGCTTCTGAATTTTGATAATTTCGACGGCCCGTTCCTGCAAGGCCCGGTTTTTACCGAGTACGACCAACTCATTGTCCAAGGCGAGCAGGCTATAGTAGAGCCGCGCAACTTGGGCCACTAACGACGTTTGTACGAGTTGGCGGCCTTTGTCGGAAGCTAGCAAGCGCGCAACGGCAGCTTTGCGCCGGTTACGCAGTTTACCCCACAAGTCGATTTCCCAGGAGCTCCGCAGACCCAGGAAGAACTCAGGCGTGGGCGTCGGAATGCGTTGCTTGCCTTCAATATTGTTGGAAAGATTGGTGTCGTAGTTGCCGATGCCGTTCATAGTATAATCAGCAAACCGGTCGACGCCGGCCGAACCAACGGCATTGACAGTGGGCAGCAAGGCCCCGCGGGCCACCAGCACATTGGCGCGGGCCATTTCGACGCGCTGTATCGCAATACCTAGGTCGGGGTTGGCTTGCAGGGCCGAATCGATCAGGCTCACCAAGTTCGGATCGGCGAAAAACCGGCGCCACGGTTGATCGGCTATGCTGGAGGAGTCGGAAGCGCTGCTGACGAAGGTCGCAGGTACAGGCGCTGCTCGCGGGAGCGTCACAGGCTCGACTGAACGGCAGCTGCTTACCAGTAATAAACCCGCCACGGCGGGCAGCAAATGACGACGTACTTGGATGATTACCCTATTCATATCTGATTCAATACAGTTCTAAAAGCTAGGTCAGCGGCTTGTCCATTGTGGTCGGAGGACTAAGCGCCGCCGAACCAGAGCAGATGACCAGTTTCCTTGCTATTCGTTAAGCCGTGGCGTGTACCGGTTCGTGGGTTTCGACTTCAGCTAGCTCTTCTTTAGCCTTCTCCTTCTTGTTGGAGCGCGAGAACAGCACGTAGAGCCCGGGAATGAGCACCACCCCGAACAGCGTCCCGATGAACATACCCCCCGCCGCGGCCGTCCCGATGGAACGGTTGCCGAGAGCACCGGCGCCGGTAGCAATGGTCAGCGGAATCAGACCGGCGATGAAGGCAAACGAGGTCATCAGGATGGGGCGCAGACGCGAGTAGCCGCCTTGTACCGCTGCTTCGAGCGCCGAGAGGCCTTCTTCTTTGCGCTTGAGCACCGCAAACTCAATGATGAGGATGGCGTTCTTACCGAGCAAACCAATCAGCATGACCAGCGACACCTGGGCGTAGATGTTGTTTTCCAGACCTAGCAACTTCAGGAACAGGAAGGCGCCGAAAATACCGGTCGGTAAGCTCAGGATAACGGGCAGCGGCAGCAGGAAGCTTTCGTACTGGGCGGCCAGCAGCAGGTACACGAACAGCAGCACCACGGCAAACACGTAGAGTGCTTGGTCGCCGGAGAGCACCTGCTCGCGCGTCATGCCTGACCACTCGAAGCTGTAGCCGCGGGGTAGCTCTTTGGCCGCCACTTGCTGCACCGTGTTAATCACGTCGCCGGAACTGAAGCCGGGGGCCGCGTCGCCGTTGAGCATGGCCGAGGTGTACATATTGTAGCGGGTGAGCTGCTCGGGGCCGTACACGCGCTCCAGGCGCACAAACGTCGAGAAAGGCACCATCTCGCCGCGGTCGTTTTTCACGTACATTTTCAGCACGTCTTCAGGCTTGGTGCGGAAGTTAGGCGCTGCTTGTACCATCACCTTGTACATCTGGCCGAAGCGGATGAAGTTGGAGGCGTAAAAAGAGCCCATCAGCGTTTGCAGCGTGCTCATGGCCTTGTCTACCGTCACGCCTTTCTTGGCCGCTTGGTCCTGATCGACGTGGATCATGTACTGCGGAAAGCTAGGATCGAAGCTGGTGAAGGCGCTACCAATGGCTGGCGTCTTGCTCAAGGCTTCGATAAAGCGGTTCGATACTTCGGCCGTCTGCTGCAAGTCGCCACGCCCGGTGCGGTCGAGCAAGCGCAGCTCG
This Hymenobacter sp. GOD-10R DNA region includes the following protein-coding sequences:
- a CDS encoding sigma-70 family RNA polymerase sigma factor, producing the protein MRQLKISKQITNRESQSLDKYLQEIGKVDLLTPDEEVTLAQRIKEGDQQALEKLTKANLRFVVSVAKQYQNQGLSLGDLINEGNLGLIKAAKRFDETRGFKFISYAVWWIRQSILQALAEQSRIVRLPLNRVGSLNKISKSFSELEQKFEREPSPEEIAEVLELTTSEVVDTLKISGRHVSVDAPFVQGEENRLLDVLENEDEESPDMGLMNDSLRKEVQRALSTLTKREADVITLYFGLNGEHSLTLEEIGEKFNLTRERVRQIKEKAIRRLRHTSRSKALKPYLG
- the trxB gene encoding thioredoxin-disulfide reductase is translated as METTPEHIKCLIIGSGPAGYTAAIYAARANMQPVMYQGLQPGGQLTITNDVENFPGYPTGVMGPEMMEDLKKQAERFGTDIRYGLATAVDFSGHPHKVIIDERKEITADTVIIATGASAKWLGLESEARLNGSGVSACAVCDGFFYRGQEVAIVGAGDTAAEEATYLANLCEKVYMIVRKGEMRASKIMQKRVVENPKIEVLWNSVTDEILGEHAVEAVRVKNTLTHEAREIPVKGFFVAIGHEPNSTIFQPYLHHDEQGYLKTIPGSAKTNVDGVFACGDVQDYTYRQAVTAAGSGCMAALDAERFLAALGEH
- a CDS encoding M23 family metallopeptidase — its product is MGLLLAPQHVDAQRRKATEPKAKAGAAGKRSDFFRIKSPSIRYVRPDTTILIETQDLPDDNSDAAKSIFFNPAKKLSIVSEDTSTLNEGGQHIVEMSDEVLIDSSWIKVAGYYAIWDTHNINPYRVDGRRIRDTLTLHLTDPPRQRYARMPLNTTPTTSGFGFRGYRWHYGTDLDLETGDSVRAAFDGVVRISKWDGSGYGNYLLVRHYNGIETLYGHLSKPLVTPGTFVKAGQVIGLGGNTGRSTGSHLHFEVRYEGNPINPTEMYDFPEYKLWKDNFLITSSLFNYYSRALRSRSSGRSSSAARPSAARRTVTHRIRSGDTLSEIAERYGVSVSKIKQLNKGTSTLRPGRTLRIK
- the bshB1 gene encoding bacillithiol biosynthesis deacetylase BshB1, with the translated sequence MKLDILAIASHPDDAELGCVGTLLSAAAQGKKIGIVDLTRGELGTRGTPEIRAEEAADSAKILGLHARENLGLPDGFFRNDREHQLPIIAAVRRYQPEIVLLNAMHDRHPDHGRGSVLASEACFLAGLRMIETLDADGQPQTAWRPKQVYHYIQDRQIAPDFVVDITPHWETKLASIRAFRTQFHDPESTSREPQTYISGANFFNFLEARAREMGHIIGVDFGEGFTAERALGVRDLSTLL
- a CDS encoding DUF2158 domain-containing protein, which produces MPLFKTGDVVHLASGGPSMTVITADQEVVHCTYFDQEGNLYGNPDGIPFQSELLRAGNAPTPDENEERENSKFGYA
- a CDS encoding NAD(P)/FAD-dependent oxidoreductase, giving the protein MLEMNKLSLNIPDTTKPRVVVIGGGFGGVNLVKYLPEQDFQVVMLSKQNYYGFWPLLYQVATAGLEPESIAEPIRKLFDDRKDFHFRFVRVTNIDPVTKTVNTLIGDIKYDYLVIATGTQSNYFGNKQIEQKSFPLKQLSDAVNLRSQLLQSFEQASMTRDKQTRQGLLNVVIAGAGPTGVELAGSLAEMRQHILPKDYPGLDFSEMNIYLVDGLDRVLPPLSPASSKRAHQDLEKLGVNIKLNKLVASYDGEVVTFKDGEQIPTQTLVWAAGVTGATIEGMPASSVERGRYLVNTYNQIAGFEDIFAIGDIAVMKTDKWPKGHPQVAQPALQQGAHLAKNLVRQRKGEAWKDFDYFDKGSLAIVGRARAVADLPGNKSLGGFIAWVAWLFVHIYYLIGFRSKLIVLSNWVYRLFTYERGTRIIIRPLVRHDAKEVVELQSAGK
- a CDS encoding TolC family protein — encoded protein: MNRVIIQVRRHLLPAVAGLLLVSSCRSVEPVTLPRAAPVPATFVSSASDSSSIADQPWRRFFADPNLVSLIDSALQANPDLGIAIQRVEMARANVLVARGALLPTVNAVGSAGVDRFADYTMNGIGNYDTNLSNNIEGKQRIPTPTPEFFLGLRSSWEIDLWGKLRNRRKAAVARLLASDKGRQLVQTSLVAQVARLYYSLLALDNELVVLGKNRALQERAVEIIKIQKLGGRATELAVQQFTAQLLRTRSLQVEAQQRIVATENELNRLLGRYPQTITRGQPIGQQPLPQQVTAGIPAAMLLHRPDVQQAERELLAARADVDAARAAFLPSLTLTPYLGLNSYNASVLFNTPASLAYGLLGGLAGPILNRNVIKADYRRSAAEQREAYYNYQKAIQTGFQEVVTSLKGIDNYQRMHELQEQEVLALNKAVEISNDLYGASYASYLEVITAQRSVLEAELNLTNTRREQFLLLIDLYRALGGGSTESLPM